GATATCCCATGTTCTTGTGCGGCCTTTAATAGCAGTCCCGGCTTAGGTTTTCTGCAAACGCATTTGTCATAAGGGGTGTGAGGACAAATGTAAATTCCATCTAATCTGCAATCAGTTTTCTCAAACTCAAGATTCATCTTCTTATGGAGTTCCCCCACGAACTCCAAAGAGAAGTAACCTCGTCCGACACCGGATTGGTTAGTGACCACGATTGCAGGGATATTATTTTCGTTTAACTTCCTGACAGCATCGGTAACACGGGGAAGAATAGAAAACCTGTCAAGGCTGTCAACATAACCCATTTCCTGATTTATTGTACCGTCCCTGTCTATGAATACAGCGAATTTCACGTTAAAATAACCCCATCCCCACCCTAACCCTCCCCTTGAAGGGGAGGGTTTTTTTTTCTTACATCTTACTTCTTGCTTCTGTCTATCTTCGCAACCCCCTCCAATACGTCCTCTACACTAATCAAGTCCATGCACTTTAAATCTGTCGGGCATGTCCTTAGAAAGCATGGACTGCATGGGACATCTTTTTTTATTACTACATGACCTTCACCTGATGGGCCTGATTTTACAGGGTCGGTTGAGCCGAATATGGCTGTTACAGGTATGCCGAGTGCTGCGGCAATGTGCATGGGGCCGGAATCATTAGTGATGATGCATTTACATCTATGGATTAACGCCATAAGCTCTCTGACGGATGTCTTACCTGCTGCATTGAGAACAGGGGCCTCTGCAAGTGAGGCAATCTCATTTCCTATGTCTGTTTCTTTAAGACTTCCGAAGATTATTATTTTAGATTTGTATTTTCTGATAAGTGTCCTTGCAACACTTCCATATCTTTCCGGATACCACCTCTTTGATGAACCATAGGCTGCACCTGGATTAATCCCGATTAATAAATCCTCAGGAGTTATGTCGTTTTTCTTTAAGAACTCTTCAGCATTTTGTTCTTCTTGTTTTGAGAGATAAAGTTTAGGGGTGGGGAGAGTATCGGGATTGAAATCAAATGCAGAAGCGATGTTCAAATAATATTCTGATTGATGAACCTTCCTGATCTCTTTGCTGAGTTTTACAGGGAAATTCAGCAGGAGTCCACGGCCGTCTCTGATGTAACCACAGCGGAGCGGGATACCGGCAAGCCGTGCGATTAATGCCGACCTGAGTGAGTTGGGGAATAAAACTGCAAGGTCATATCTCCCTTTTCTAATCTCACTTGCCGCAGGCAGTATGTCCGACTTGTTTTTTTTCAAAGGGTAGGACATTTTATCATCAACATAAGGAGATTCGTAAAACAGTTCAGTGACATGAGGGAGCCCGATGACCGAGATTCGAGCAGAAGGGAATATCTCCCTAATCCTGTAAATTGCAGGCAATGATAATACAGCGTCGCCAATCCAGTTGGGAAGGAAGATAATTATCTTGTTTATGTCAGCGTTATTTTTCATCATTCGAAATCAACCCCATCCCCACCCTGCCCCTCCCCTTGAAGGGGAGGGAATAATTGCAGGGGGGGGAATAAGCATAGCTAAATCCCCTTGAAGGCGAGGCAGCCTTTTCTCGCTTCTTTCTTCTTACTTCTTACTTCTTACTTCTTACTTCTACTCTACGCCCTAACCCTTTCCTCCGGCCTCGTCTTCCACCTTTGATGCATCCAGAACCATTGGTCAGGATATTTCCGGACGAAAGATTCCAGTATGTTTGTAAAAATCTCTGTATTTGTATATATGTCCTTTTCCTTGTCTCCACTCCTGCACAGATTAACTGTTTCACCAAATATCAACCTGTGTCTGTATTTTCCTTCTCTGACCAGGAATGTCGGGATTACTGATGCACCGCTCTTCATTGCAATAATGGCAGGCCCTTTGTTTGTGGCAGCGGGTGTACCGAAGTAGTCCACAAAAACACCGAGGTCTCGTGATGTATTCTGGTCAATCAGGATAGCAAGGGCCTCCCCATTTTTCAGACATCTCAGGACATCACGGAGGACATTTTTCTTAGGCAGAACCTTTCCACCTGTTATACCCCTTAATTTTAAGAGGATGCTATTTATCCTTGGATTATCCAAGGGACGTACTATTACATTATATGGGCAGTTAATAGTTCCGAATGTTATGCCCATAAGCTCCCAATTGCCGAAATGCCCTGTCAGATATATTACACCATTTCCCTTTTTTATTTCAGATTTAAGGTTTTCCTTTCCTTCGATTGTTATCCGTTTGTTAAGGAATTTATAAACATAAGCAGGATTCTTTGTTGCAATATATACAGCCTCAGCCGCAGACCTCCCAAGATTTTTATAAGCCTTCTTAGCAAGATTAATAATACGTTTATGTTCTAAATCAGGGAAGGCCATTCCAAGATTTTTTAGTGTAATATTGCGGTGTCTTGAATCTAAATAATATCCCAATATTCCAATCATCCCCCCGATGTCTGAGACCACCCTATAAGGTAATATGGATAAAACCTTCATTAAAAAGAGTACGATAATATACTCTGAATTAATTGCAAACTTACTTTTCTTTTTCTTCGCCAATCTTACCCCTTACTTCTTACTTCAGCCTTGTTACCTGTCTTAAAATCCATTCATCAAACCCCTTATCAATACACATCTCAACCTTTAAAGTTAATAGAGGTTTAGCCAAACCTTCATTATTAAGCAGGTCTGCACCATTTATGCGGGTCATGTCTTTCTCTGTTGTTATTATCGCTTCTGCAGATAGTCGTTCTGCCTCTAATGAAATTCGTTCCATATCTTTGTTGTTATACCAATGATGGTCAGGGAATCTGATTTCGCGTTTTATAATTCCCCCATTTTCAATAACACTACGCTTGAATGATCCGGGGTTTCCGATTCCTGAGAATAACAACAGGCTTTTCCCATTTATATAGTCACGACTGTAAGTTTTCCTATATGAATCCATAATACCCGATACCTTCAGTGAAGAATAATAAACCGGCGCTTTTTTATTATATGAACGTACAAGGGCTTCTGCCTTCGACTTATCCCCTTCATCAGCCCTGCTTATTATAATACAATCAGCCCTTGATATTCCTGCAAGAGGCTCTCTTAGAATACCTGCCGGAAGCATAGAACCATTACCTGCAGGGTTTGATGCATCAATAAGCAGGATATTGATATTCCTGTATAGTTTAAGGTGCTGAAAGCCGTCATCAAGAATAAATATATCAGCGTCAAAGTGTTCTTTGGAAAACATGCCGGTAATGTACCTGTCTGCACCAACGACTACCGGGACGTTCTTTAGGCCTGATGCAATAAGATAAGGTTCATCCCCTGATTCCTGCGGTGTGGTCAGGATAGCTTTTCCGTCACTCACCGGCAGGATAGGTTTCTTAGATTTTCTTTTGTAACCACGGGTAAGAACTACCGGACGAAAATTCCTTTTCTGAAACAATCTTGCGAGGTGCATGACAGTCGGTGTCTTTCCTGTCCCGCCTGCTGTAATATTACCCACGCAGATAACAGGGCAGGGGAGTCGTCTGATTTTAAGCACCCCATTATCATACATCCATTTCCTGATGAGCCAGATTAGTTTATAAAGATGAGATATAAGTGTTAGCAAGGTTTGTATTCTCTATTGAAAATCCTCGTAGCTCACCCTCCCCCTAACCCCCTCCCCTCAAGGGAGGGGGAATCTTCCCATTTTTATCTTACTTCTGCCTTTCTAACTTCTTGCTTCTGATTTCTTGTTTCTTGCTTCTAACTTCTTGCCTCTGACTTCTGACTTCTCACTTCTGCCCCTTCTCCGCAAACTGCATATCATACAGTCTTCTATATAGCCCGCTGTTTTTCAAGAGTTCCTCATGTTTTCCTGTCTCAATGATCCTGCCTTTTTCTAATGCAATAATTATATCTGCATTCCTGATTGTGGAAAGTCTGTGGGCTATAACGAATGTAGTCCTTCCCTTCATAAGATTATTCAGGGCCATCTGGATGATGTGTTCTGATTCTGTGTCAAGCGCTGAGGTTGCCTCATCTAAAATAAGTAAGGGTGGATTTTTCAGGATTGCACGCGCAATTGCTATCCTTTGCTTTTCACCGCCGGACAGCCTGACGCCCCTTTCTCCGATCTCAGTATTGTATCCGTCAGGCATCTTCATTATAAAATCATGGGCATAGGCCTTTGTTGTTGCGGCTGTTACCTCTTCCATACTGAATTCCTTTTTGCCGTAAGTAATATTGTTCAGGACAGTATCATTAAAAAGTATAACGTCCTGACTTACTATACCCAGATGTTTCCTTAGAGAGTGGAGGGTAAAGTCCCTTATGTCCGTATTATCAAAAAGTATTCCGCCGGAGGAAGGGTCATAAAATCTGAGCAGGAGGTTACCGATAGTTGTCTTACCCCCGCCGCTGCCGCCGACTATTGCAGCCACCTGACCGTTATTTACACGGAAATTCAGGCCGGAAAGGGCATTCCCGGATGCCCCTTCATATTTAAAAGATACGTCATTAAATTCTATACTTTTATTAATCCCTGTAAGCTCTAATCTACCTTTATCAGTAATACGTTCTGTGTCCATATCCATAATTTCAAATATCCTTTCAGCAGCAGCAAGGGACTGTTGAATGGATACATTTATTTTTGTGAGGGTCTTTAGGGGGCCATACATGAGTATCAATGCTGTAAGAAATGAAAAAAACGTGCCTGTAGTTGAAACGCCGTGTATCACCTGATACCCGCCGTACCATATTATCAGGGCAACTGCTATGGAGCCTATAAATTCCATAAGCGGTGTGCTTATCTCAGCATATTTAACACCCTTCATAGTTACCTTGAATAATTTATTGTTTTTATCTTTGAACTTATCAATTTCGCGTTGTTCCATACCGAATGCCTTAACAACCTGTGTACCTGTAAAGGTTTCATGAAGTATGGAGGTAATCCCTGACATCTCTTCCTGTCCAATCTTGCTTACATGTCTTAGTTTTTTTCCGAGTCTGACGAGAGGATAATATGCAAACGGGAGGGAGGTACAGGCAATAACAGCGAGCTTCCAGTCTCTATAGAATACTACTCCTGTAAGTGAAATCACTGTAACTACATTCTGTATAAGGTCTTTAATAGAGGTTGAGACTGCATTGTTTATGATACTGACGTCATTTAGTATCCTTGACATTAGATTACCGGTTGAGTTACGTATATAGAATTGCATAGGCATTACAGCAGTATGGGAGAAGAGGTCATTTCGCACATCCATTATGACCTTGTTACCGACATATCTCATTATATAAGACTGTGCATAATTACAGATGCCCTTGAAGAGATATATAATAAGGATGGCAACCGGTATAAGAACGAGCATCTGAATGTTCTTTTCAATAAATATCTTATCAAGCACAGGCTGTACCAGCCATGCCGCCGCCGCAGTGGTACCTGAAACACCGAGTGCACACACAAAGGCTATTATAACCAACAGCCAGTATGGTTTGACATAAAGCATTAATCGTTTATACATGACCCTATCCGAATATCTCCATAGCCCACCCTCCCCCGGCCCCCCTCCCGTCAAGGGAGGGGGAATCTTTCTGTTTTTTCTTGCATCTTACTTCTTGCCTCTTACTTCTTGCCTCTTACTTCTTGCTTCTAACTTCTGCTCACTATCCAACATCTTCGCTATGACCTCAGCCGCTCTCAGAGATGCCCCCGGTGGTCCGAGCCTCATCTTTACCTCGTGGAGGTCCTTTTTAATCTTTTCATAATAACCTTTGTCATCCAACATCCTTCTTACTTCTTCTGCTATTCTATCAGGTTTTACATCTGCCTGTAACATCTCAGGCACGATCCTTTTTCCTGCAAGGATATTTACTATACATATATCCTTAATCTTTACAAGTAATTTTGCAGCAGCATAAGTTAGAGCAGAAACCCGGTATAACACAACCATAGGTTTTTCAAACAAAGCGGCCTGTAGTGTGATAGTGCCGGATGCAGCAATAATAACATCACTGATATTTAAGACATCATTAGCCTCGCCTTTCATCATTTTGACACCTACAGGACTTTTGGAAACAATGTCCCGGATATGGTCAAAATCAAGTGTCTCAGCTACAGCCATTACAAGTTGAATATCAGGATTGGTCTCTTTAAGTATCCGTGCGGCCTCAAGCATATCTGTCAGCAGGGAATTAATCTCTCCGGGGCGGCTTCCCGGCAGGAGTCCTATAACAGGTTTTCCTTTTACGATTTTATATTTTTGAAGAGTCTGCTCAACAGGTCCGGTGTTTAATATCTCATCAACAAGCGGATGCCCTGCAAAGGTGCAATCCACACCTGCATCCTTGTATAATGCCTCTTCAAAGGGTAATATCACGATCATCTTATTTACCCTTTCTGCAATCTTATGAAGCCGTCCTTTTTTCCATGCCCATATCTGCGGGCTGATGTAATAGACAACAGGTATGCCTTCACTTTTTGCTACCCCTGCAATCCTTATATTGAAACCCGGGTAGTCAATAAGTACAACCATATCTATTTTATGGGATTTAAGCAGATCCTTTACAAGGTTATATGCCTTTCTTATTGCACTGAATTTTGGAAGGATTTCAGATACGCCTACGACACTAATATTTGATGCGTCATATAGGATTTCTACACCGGCATTCCTCATCCTATCTCCGCCTATACCGGTAATATTTACATCGGACATACTGAAGAGGTTCTTTGCAAGCTCTGCCCCATATATGTCACCGGATGCCTCTCCGGCAATCATTAGAATCTTTTTCATAATTAGGGGGGTTACAGTCTCTTCTCTGCATCTTCCTGAACTTTTAGTGCAATGCTGAGGGCATCCCTTCCATCCCTGGCGGAGACTAAAGGAGACTTACCGCTTATTACTGCATTAATGAATGATTTGAGTTCTGCTGAGAGTGGTTCCTCTTTCTCAGGTGTTATCTTTTCCTCTATAATTTTAGGTGAGTTTTCCTCAATAATCCTGCGGCAGACCGTGAGGCTCTGCTGTGCATAATCAATGGATAAGTAGGTATCAGGCTGAAAGATTCTTGTTTTCCTCATCTTTTCCCTTGATACCCTGCTTGCAGTGAGATCTGCTATACAGCCGTTTGAAAACTCTATTCTTGCATTTGCAATATCTATATGATTTGTAAGTACAGGTGTCCCAACTGCACGAATATCTGTAACTTCAGACTTTACAAGATTCAGGATAATATCAATGTCATGTATCATCAGGTCCAGTATTACATTTACATCAGTCGCCCGTCCTACAAAAGGTCCTGTCCGTTGTGCCTCTATAAACCTCGGCTTTTGTATATATCCGGACATTATCCTGAAAGCAGGATTAAACCGTTCTATGTGACCTACCTGAATAAGGGTGCCCCTTGACTCTGCTTCCACAATAAGTGAGGATGCCTGTGAAGTGGTAGTTGTAATGGGTTTTTCAATCAGCACATCTGAATTTCGCCTGATAAAATCAGTTGCTATCTGATAATGGAGAATAGTAGGGGATGCGATGCTGACCGCCTTTACCTTCCCCAGCAGGTCTTTATAATCATAGTATGCCTTTGTATTATATTTGGCAGCTATGCTGTCTGCACGTTCTTTATCAGTGTCAACAACACCGACAAGTTCAACTTCTTCCATAGATTTGTAAATACGGGCATGGTGTTCGCCCAGATAGCCTACGCCGATTACGGCAACTTTGATTTTTTTATTCATTTTAAAATAACCCCATCCCCACCCTAACCCTCCCCTTGAAGGGGAGGGAATAAACATAGCACCCTCTCCCTCAGGGAGAGGGTCCGGGTGAGGGTGGGGTTTTCATTGCCCTTTGTGAGCCGAAGGCTCATGTGGGTTCATCTGTAATTAATTTTTATCAAATTCCAATAACGCAGATTCCTGCTTCATCAGCAGACCTGATTAGTTTTTCTTTTTCAAGTATTATAGTCATTCCGGATTCAACAGCAAGTACCCTCGCATTGACCTCTTTCATAGTTTCAATGGTGTTTGTACCGATGGTCGGCAGGTCGAATCTCAAGTCCTGCCCCGGTTTACATATCTTTACAACCGTTGCCCCGCCATCGGCAAACCTGCCGCCCCGGCGTATGGTCTCGTCAGTTCCTTCAACAGCCTCTACTGCAAGAACTGCACGATTTTTTACTATAATACACTGTCCTATATCAAGACGTCCGATTCCCTTTGCCATCTCCATTCCAAATTCTATGTCTTTCTGTTCTTCATCCGTTGGTTTGCTGTTTGTCATTACCCCCTTTTCAGCAAGTATTGAAGTTATGTAAGCAGTAGCCTCACCAATTTTTATTCCATCTTTTTCAAACTCTCCTGCTATTGCCCTGAGTATGGTGTCATCTTTCCGGTCTTTAAGCCGGAATAGCAATGATATGGATCTTAAATCCGGCCTGACATCTTTAAACATGAACTTCTTACTTACGCCCCCGGCCATAATGGCCTCTCTGACACCTTCTTTTTTAAATGAGTCAATCATCTTTGACAGTTGACCTAAATTAAACCAGAAAGTCTTGTCAGCAGCCTTCTCAATATCCGGCGATGTTATACCATTATGTGCCGCAACAATAATTGAATAGCCGCTGTTTTTGGCTGCCTCTGCAAGTATAACCGGGAAACTACCGTCTCCTGCAATTATGCCGAGCTTCTGAGTCAACTAAGATTCCTCCACGTTCTTCATCTGAAAATGACCCCAAGTAAGCAGTAAGCGGTAAGCAGTTAGCAGATAAAGACTGCCTTTCCTGTTTACTGCTCACTGCTTACTGTTTACTATTTTCATGTCCCTTTGTGAGCGCCCCGCTCATGTGGGTTCATCCGAACCTTCCTGTAATATAATCTTCTGTCAATTTATTTGAAGGGGCTGTAAAGATCTGTTTTGTTTCACTGTACTCTACAAGTTCACCCATCATAAAGAATCCTGTATATTCCGAAACCC
This sequence is a window from Nitrospirota bacterium. Protein-coding genes within it:
- the waaF gene encoding lipopolysaccharide heptosyltransferase II gives rise to the protein MMKNNADINKIIIFLPNWIGDAVLSLPAIYRIREIFPSARISVIGLPHVTELFYESPYVDDKMSYPLKKNKSDILPAASEIRKGRYDLAVLFPNSLRSALIARLAGIPLRCGYIRDGRGLLLNFPVKLSKEIRKVHQSEYYLNIASAFDFNPDTLPTPKLYLSKQEEQNAEEFLKKNDITPEDLLIGINPGAAYGSSKRWYPERYGSVARTLIRKYKSKIIIFGSLKETDIGNEIASLAEAPVLNAAGKTSVRELMALIHRCKCIITNDSGPMHIAAALGIPVTAIFGSTDPVKSGPSGEGHVVIKKDVPCSPCFLRTCPTDLKCMDLISVEDVLEGVAKIDRSKK
- a CDS encoding lysophospholipid acyltransferase family protein, whose amino-acid sequence is MAKKKKSKFAINSEYIIVLFLMKVLSILPYRVVSDIGGMIGILGYYLDSRHRNITLKNLGMAFPDLEHKRIINLAKKAYKNLGRSAAEAVYIATKNPAYVYKFLNKRITIEGKENLKSEIKKGNGVIYLTGHFGNWELMGITFGTINCPYNVIVRPLDNPRINSILLKLRGITGGKVLPKKNVLRDVLRCLKNGEALAILIDQNTSRDLGVFVDYFGTPAATNKGPAIIAMKSGASVIPTFLVREGKYRHRLIFGETVNLCRSGDKEKDIYTNTEIFTNILESFVRKYPDQWFWMHQRWKTRPEERVRA
- the lpxK gene encoding tetraacyldisaccharide 4'-kinase, whose amino-acid sequence is MLTLISHLYKLIWLIRKWMYDNGVLKIRRLPCPVICVGNITAGGTGKTPTVMHLARLFQKRNFRPVVLTRGYKRKSKKPILPVSDGKAILTTPQESGDEPYLIASGLKNVPVVVGADRYITGMFSKEHFDADIFILDDGFQHLKLYRNINILLIDASNPAGNGSMLPAGILREPLAGISRADCIIISRADEGDKSKAEALVRSYNKKAPVYYSSLKVSGIMDSYRKTYSRDYINGKSLLLFSGIGNPGSFKRSVIENGGIIKREIRFPDHHWYNNKDMERISLEAERLSAEAIITTEKDMTRINGADLLNNEGLAKPLLTLKVEMCIDKGFDEWILRQVTRLK
- the msbA gene encoding lipid A export permease/ATP-binding protein MsbA, which encodes MYKRLMLYVKPYWLLVIIAFVCALGVSGTTAAAAWLVQPVLDKIFIEKNIQMLVLIPVAILIIYLFKGICNYAQSYIMRYVGNKVIMDVRNDLFSHTAVMPMQFYIRNSTGNLMSRILNDVSIINNAVSTSIKDLIQNVVTVISLTGVVFYRDWKLAVIACTSLPFAYYPLVRLGKKLRHVSKIGQEEMSGITSILHETFTGTQVVKAFGMEQREIDKFKDKNNKLFKVTMKGVKYAEISTPLMEFIGSIAVALIIWYGGYQVIHGVSTTGTFFSFLTALILMYGPLKTLTKINVSIQQSLAAAERIFEIMDMDTERITDKGRLELTGINKSIEFNDVSFKYEGASGNALSGLNFRVNNGQVAAIVGGSGGGKTTIGNLLLRFYDPSSGGILFDNTDIRDFTLHSLRKHLGIVSQDVILFNDTVLNNITYGKKEFSMEEVTAATTKAYAHDFIMKMPDGYNTEIGERGVRLSGGEKQRIAIARAILKNPPLLILDEATSALDTESEHIIQMALNNLMKGRTTFVIAHRLSTIRNADIIIALEKGRIIETGKHEELLKNSGLYRRLYDMQFAEKGQK
- the lpxB gene encoding lipid-A-disaccharide synthase, yielding MKKILMIAGEASGDIYGAELAKNLFSMSDVNITGIGGDRMRNAGVEILYDASNISVVGVSEILPKFSAIRKAYNLVKDLLKSHKIDMVVLIDYPGFNIRIAGVAKSEGIPVVYYISPQIWAWKKGRLHKIAERVNKMIVILPFEEALYKDAGVDCTFAGHPLVDEILNTGPVEQTLQKYKIVKGKPVIGLLPGSRPGEINSLLTDMLEAARILKETNPDIQLVMAVAETLDFDHIRDIVSKSPVGVKMMKGEANDVLNISDVIIAASGTITLQAALFEKPMVVLYRVSALTYAAAKLLVKIKDICIVNILAGKRIVPEMLQADVKPDRIAEEVRRMLDDKGYYEKIKKDLHEVKMRLGPPGASLRAAEVIAKMLDSEQKLEARSKRQEVRGKK
- a CDS encoding Gfo/Idh/MocA family oxidoreductase, translating into MNKKIKVAVIGVGYLGEHHARIYKSMEEVELVGVVDTDKERADSIAAKYNTKAYYDYKDLLGKVKAVSIASPTILHYQIATDFIRRNSDVLIEKPITTTTSQASSLIVEAESRGTLIQVGHIERFNPAFRIMSGYIQKPRFIEAQRTGPFVGRATDVNVILDLMIHDIDIILNLVKSEVTDIRAVGTPVLTNHIDIANARIEFSNGCIADLTASRVSREKMRKTRIFQPDTYLSIDYAQQSLTVCRRIIEENSPKIIEEKITPEKEEPLSAELKSFINAVISGKSPLVSARDGRDALSIALKVQEDAEKRL
- the lpxI gene encoding UDP-2,3-diacylglucosamine diphosphatase LpxI (LpxI, functionally equivalent to LpxH, replaces it in LPS biosynthesis in a minority of bacteria.), giving the protein MTQKLGIIAGDGSFPVILAEAAKNSGYSIIVAAHNGITSPDIEKAADKTFWFNLGQLSKMIDSFKKEGVREAIMAGGVSKKFMFKDVRPDLRSISLLFRLKDRKDDTILRAIAGEFEKDGIKIGEATAYITSILAEKGVMTNSKPTDEEQKDIEFGMEMAKGIGRLDIGQCIIVKNRAVLAVEAVEGTDETIRRGGRFADGGATVVKICKPGQDLRFDLPTIGTNTIETMKEVNARVLAVESGMTIILEKEKLIRSADEAGICVIGI